A window of the Sneathiella sp. P13V-1 genome harbors these coding sequences:
- a CDS encoding 3-keto-5-aminohexanoate cleavage protein — MSKIIITCAVTGSIHTPSMSDNLPISGEEIARHSIDAAEAGAAIIHLHARDPESGRPSSSSEHFMAFLPEINKRSDAVINISTGGSALMPLEERLAAPFIVEPEMCSLNMGTMNFALYPLAERITDWKHNWEKPFLDNSDDLVFKNTPRDIAYVLDQMGQQRGARFEFECYDVGHLYMLRHFVDRGLVQKPLFIQYVFGVLGGIGADPENLIHMKRISDKLFGDDYEFSVLAAGRHQIPLATMAATMGGHVRVGLEDNLYIDKGKLAQSNAEQVTKIRKIVEELGRVVATPAEARDMLSLKGAENTRF; from the coding sequence ATGAGCAAAATCATTATCACCTGCGCGGTGACCGGCTCCATTCACACGCCCTCTATGTCTGACAATCTACCCATTTCAGGTGAAGAAATTGCCCGTCATTCCATTGACGCGGCAGAGGCTGGGGCAGCCATTATTCACCTTCATGCGCGCGATCCAGAAAGTGGCCGCCCCTCCTCCTCATCCGAGCATTTCATGGCCTTCCTGCCTGAGATTAACAAACGATCAGATGCTGTTATTAATATCTCAACTGGCGGCAGCGCATTGATGCCATTGGAAGAGCGACTGGCGGCCCCCTTTATTGTGGAGCCTGAAATGTGTTCTCTAAATATGGGAACAATGAATTTCGCTCTGTATCCTCTTGCAGAACGAATTACAGATTGGAAACATAATTGGGAAAAACCGTTTCTGGATAACTCTGACGATCTGGTTTTTAAAAACACCCCCCGGGATATTGCTTATGTTCTTGACCAGATGGGACAGCAGCGCGGTGCCCGGTTCGAATTTGAATGCTACGATGTCGGTCATCTCTACATGCTACGCCACTTTGTGGACCGGGGACTGGTTCAAAAGCCACTGTTTATCCAATACGTCTTTGGTGTATTGGGTGGGATTGGTGCTGATCCAGAAAATCTAATTCATATGAAACGTATCTCGGACAAATTGTTCGGGGACGATTATGAGTTTTCTGTCCTTGCCGCCGGCCGCCATCAAATCCCGCTTGCGACCATGGCCGCCACAATGGGGGGGCATGTGCGCGTTGGCCTTGAGGATAATCTGTATATCGACAAGGGAAAACTGGCCCAGTCCAACGCTGAACAGGTTACCAAGATCAGAAAAATCGTCGAAGAGCTGGGACGCGTCGTCGCCACCCCTGCTGAAGCCCGTGATATGCTGTCTCTAAAAGGCGCTGAAAACACGAGGTTTTAA
- a CDS encoding LysR substrate-binding domain-containing protein — MYPKLPSLNVLKTFDAAARLKSFKKASEKLNVTPTAVSHQIKALEEGLGVSLFERRTRAVKLTRDGELLLNTTANIFRELNSTVNEIVSGKEVLTISTTSSFASMWLVPNLEKFYKAHPDIEVSLQAGEKKIDVMRDPYIDLAIRYGKYDPTDPGTSILVTEKIGMYATQAYLDGLTNPEDATLLETEWVNKSLPAIAWKTLFRQQGHDKNHPTYIVRQFDQEHHVIQAALAGQGIALVSSILVENALKEQWLVPFTSSDLQGEIEGLTYYLVMPPHNQRKESVITFTEWLLAEIQNSAL, encoded by the coding sequence ATGTATCCGAAACTACCCTCTCTCAATGTTCTTAAAACCTTTGATGCTGCTGCAAGGCTGAAAAGCTTCAAAAAAGCATCAGAGAAATTAAATGTGACGCCGACTGCAGTCTCTCATCAAATCAAAGCATTGGAGGAGGGGCTCGGGGTTAGCTTATTTGAACGTCGGACCCGCGCTGTTAAGCTCACTAGAGACGGTGAATTACTATTAAACACCACGGCTAACATTTTTCGGGAACTTAACAGCACCGTCAACGAGATCGTCAGCGGAAAAGAAGTGCTGACGATTAGTACGACCTCCTCTTTTGCCTCCATGTGGTTGGTGCCAAATCTGGAAAAGTTTTATAAGGCACACCCTGATATTGAAGTGTCCCTTCAGGCGGGAGAGAAGAAAATCGATGTGATGCGAGATCCTTACATTGATCTTGCAATCCGTTATGGAAAGTACGATCCAACGGATCCTGGCACATCAATTCTCGTCACAGAAAAAATTGGAATGTATGCCACCCAGGCCTACCTTGACGGGCTGACAAACCCAGAAGATGCGACACTTCTTGAAACTGAGTGGGTAAATAAATCATTGCCGGCAATTGCCTGGAAAACGCTATTCAGACAACAGGGGCACGACAAAAATCATCCCACCTATATTGTAAGGCAGTTTGATCAGGAACATCACGTTATTCAAGCCGCTCTGGCAGGTCAGGGAATTGCCCTTGTAAGCTCCATATTGGTTGAAAACGCTTTGAAAGAACAATGGCTGGTTCCTTTTACCAGCAGTGACTTGCAGGGTGAAATAGAAGGTCTGACATATTACCTTGTGATGCCCCCTCATAATCAACGCAAAGAAAGCGTCATCACTTTTACTGAATGGTTGTTAGCAGAAATTCAGAATAGTGCTTTGTGA
- a CDS encoding ABC transporter permease: MGWNLVRFWTVLVYMFMFLPVAVVVLLSFNANQFGSFPITGFSFRWFIELAGNDAIIRAFKTSLLLGALTAVMSTTLGVLASLALVRYKVPGSNIISTLLIAPILVPEVVLAVALLLFLNFLSVHKSFFMLLMGHVIFTLPFVVLVVQARLIGIRRDVEEAAMSLGATPVQTFFQITLPLLAPAVFAGMLFAFTISFDDITGTLFWKPGGVETVPTQIFAMLRNSISPEINALGSVMIFFTVGVPLLGAAIARRLANKQSR, translated from the coding sequence ATGGGCTGGAATCTTGTTCGGTTTTGGACAGTACTTGTCTATATGTTCATGTTTTTACCGGTCGCCGTTGTTGTCCTGTTAAGTTTCAACGCAAATCAGTTCGGTAGCTTCCCAATTACCGGTTTTTCCTTCCGCTGGTTTATTGAACTTGCGGGCAATGACGCGATTATTCGGGCATTTAAAACCTCCCTGCTGCTCGGTGCTTTGACTGCAGTCATGTCAACGACCCTTGGTGTGCTCGCAAGCCTCGCTCTGGTTCGTTACAAGGTACCGGGCAGTAACATTATCAGCACATTGCTCATTGCACCGATCTTAGTGCCTGAGGTTGTTCTGGCCGTGGCTTTGTTACTGTTCCTGAACTTCCTTTCAGTTCACAAAAGTTTCTTCATGCTGCTTATGGGGCATGTGATTTTTACACTGCCTTTTGTGGTTCTTGTCGTTCAAGCGCGTCTAATTGGCATTCGCCGTGATGTAGAAGAAGCGGCGATGAGCCTTGGCGCCACACCCGTTCAAACCTTCTTCCAGATAACTTTGCCCTTGCTGGCCCCTGCGGTTTTTGCCGGAATGTTATTCGCTTTTACCATCAGCTTTGATGACATCACAGGCACATTGTTCTGGAAACCGGGCGGTGTTGAAACCGTTCCCACACAGATTTTCGCCATGCTCAGAAACTCCATTTCACCGGAGATCAATGCACTTGGCTCAGTCATGATCTTTTTCACCGTCGGTGTACCCCTTCTGGGGGCAGCCATCGCCCGGCGGCTTGCAAATAAACAAAGTCGCTAG
- a CDS encoding ABC transporter ATP-binding protein, translated as MSAVKLQNIEKKFGDFTAVHPMSLDMPEGSFVTFLGPSGCGKTTTLRMIAGLLDPSGGDIFVGDRQINDVPIHKRNLGIVFQNYALFPHKTVADNVAFGLKHRNVPKEERERRVQEVLELVQLPHLAKSYPTQLSGGQQQRIALARAIVIEPDVLLLDEPLSALDANLREDMRVELKRIQEQIGITTVFVTHDQSEALAMSDILVVMSNGRVEQVGDPKEIYSNPTSRFVADFLGTSNILEASQVMREGQYGLEADAVGFVPMPDTQLSKLAGFNTAYLVIRAEKMELLEKETPPDTRQSLEGTVEAVDYQGQLVRYFVDVAGTKFQVLNMLSGNTAFDEGDQVSVRFHANDCVAIGENN; from the coding sequence GTGAGCGCTGTTAAACTACAAAATATTGAAAAAAAGTTCGGTGATTTTACCGCTGTTCACCCAATGTCATTGGATATGCCCGAAGGGAGTTTCGTGACTTTTCTAGGCCCCTCAGGGTGCGGAAAGACAACGACCCTTCGAATGATTGCAGGGCTTCTGGATCCTTCAGGTGGTGATATCTTTGTAGGGGATCGACAAATCAATGACGTCCCAATCCACAAGCGTAATCTCGGAATTGTTTTTCAAAACTACGCCTTGTTTCCCCATAAAACGGTAGCAGATAACGTTGCTTTCGGCCTGAAGCACCGAAATGTCCCTAAAGAAGAGAGAGAACGCCGAGTACAGGAAGTCTTGGAGCTTGTTCAACTCCCTCACCTCGCGAAAAGCTACCCAACACAGTTATCTGGTGGACAACAGCAGCGTATCGCGCTGGCCCGCGCCATTGTGATTGAACCTGATGTTTTGCTTCTTGATGAACCCCTCTCTGCGCTTGATGCCAATTTGCGCGAAGACATGCGGGTGGAATTGAAGCGCATTCAGGAGCAAATCGGTATCACCACCGTATTTGTGACACATGACCAATCTGAAGCACTGGCGATGTCAGATATTCTTGTTGTCATGTCCAACGGCAGAGTGGAACAAGTTGGTGATCCAAAAGAGATTTACTCCAACCCAACAAGCCGCTTTGTTGCCGACTTTCTGGGAACATCCAATATTTTGGAAGCCAGCCAAGTTATGAGAGAGGGCCAGTATGGCCTTGAAGCTGACGCTGTTGGTTTTGTTCCAATGCCAGACACCCAACTTTCCAAACTAGCAGGGTTCAATACAGCCTATTTGGTCATTCGAGCTGAGAAGATGGAACTTCTCGAAAAAGAAACCCCTCCTGATACACGGCAATCCTTGGAGGGGACTGTAGAAGCCGTTGATTATCAAGGTCAACTGGTGCGCTATTTCGTTGACGTTGCCGGCACAAAATTTCAAGTCCTCAATATGTTAAGCGGCAACACTGCTTTCGATGAAGGTGATCAGGTTTCAGTTCGCTTTCACGCAAATGATTGTGTCGCTATTGGAGAAAACAACTAA
- a CDS encoding extracellular solute-binding protein — MDNSKRYERLLERYKNGDLDRRKFLGLIGAAGLAYGLHTPFSKSALAAAKEVRFDGWGGVVSEAFRKHAFDPYTKKTSIKVVDGTFGSGDEYLSRVKASQNGEYNIAHLSGVFDYARYHGLGLTSELNEANIPNLKYVIPKLADVFRGITNGKLSCVPYDYGTTGLAYNRKYITDDEMKEKGANILLEKRLKGKIGGWGDWRTRIWYASLQTGQDPNGAKDMDAIWDTLRTHRDLLLKYWGSGAELMSLLAEEEIYVTEAWSGRVFALQEQGHDIGYMDPPNGFGWQECLFVIKGSPMEACEELLNFMLAPATSIAVAEGQNYPPALDPTKVDLGKKIPTLPAFDPKGTLEGLTFADPQYWNSNEQEWSKKFGRIQKGY, encoded by the coding sequence ATGGATAATTCAAAACGTTATGAGCGATTGCTCGAGAGATACAAAAACGGTGATCTGGATCGCCGTAAATTCCTTGGCTTAATCGGTGCCGCTGGCCTTGCATATGGCTTACACACTCCATTTTCTAAATCCGCACTGGCAGCGGCTAAAGAAGTCCGCTTTGATGGTTGGGGCGGCGTTGTTTCAGAAGCGTTCCGCAAACACGCATTTGATCCCTACACAAAGAAAACCAGCATTAAGGTTGTCGATGGCACCTTCGGTAGCGGCGATGAATATCTCTCCCGCGTAAAGGCCAGCCAAAACGGCGAATATAACATCGCTCACCTTTCCGGTGTCTTCGATTACGCGCGTTATCACGGACTTGGCCTAACATCAGAATTGAACGAAGCCAACATTCCAAACCTGAAATATGTCATTCCAAAACTGGCAGACGTATTCCGCGGCATCACCAATGGCAAATTATCTTGTGTGCCATATGACTACGGCACCACAGGCCTCGCCTATAACCGTAAATACATCACTGACGATGAAATGAAGGAAAAAGGCGCGAATATTCTGCTTGAAAAGCGCCTGAAAGGTAAGATCGGCGGCTGGGGTGACTGGCGTACGCGCATCTGGTACGCGTCCCTGCAAACAGGACAAGATCCGAATGGCGCAAAAGACATGGACGCCATTTGGGACACACTTCGGACACACCGTGATCTCCTTCTGAAATACTGGGGCTCCGGTGCAGAATTAATGAGCCTTCTGGCAGAAGAAGAAATCTACGTCACAGAAGCCTGGTCAGGCCGCGTATTTGCGCTGCAAGAGCAGGGTCATGACATTGGATACATGGATCCACCAAACGGGTTTGGATGGCAGGAATGTCTGTTCGTCATCAAAGGCTCCCCAATGGAAGCTTGCGAGGAACTTCTGAACTTCATGCTGGCTCCGGCAACTTCCATTGCTGTTGCGGAAGGTCAGAATTATCCACCTGCGCTGGATCCAACGAAAGTCGATCTGGGCAAGAAAATCCCAACGCTTCCTGCGTTCGACCCGAAAGGCACTTTGGAAGGTCTTACATTTGCTGATCCACAATACTGGAACTCCAACGAGCAGGAATGGTCCAAGAAATTCGGCCGTATCCAGAAGGGTTACTAA
- a CDS encoding ABC transporter permease codes for MSIETREARQPWILLSPALTSILLLLIVPLLFIVVYSFWLRTATGADQAGFYLDNWIEVLTDGFYRDILLQTLRIALVTTICCALMGYPAAYFIARSNGNKAILLLMLMLPFWISYIIRTMSWINILGVSGALNTFLLSIGVINEPLQLLYNEVTVVLGLVHFLLPFMVLNIYVSLEDIDLNLEDAAVSLGASRWQTFLEVTLPLSLPGLAAGALLCFVLGAGTYITPVILGGPRDAMFANLVFEAIITQLDWPMGSVLSLVLIAVLGSIVLVYNRFLGMRQLMKGLA; via the coding sequence ATGTCAATTGAAACGAGAGAAGCCAGACAACCTTGGATATTGTTGTCACCGGCTTTGACTTCCATATTGCTGCTCTTGATTGTGCCGCTGCTTTTTATCGTGGTTTATTCTTTCTGGCTGCGCACGGCAACGGGGGCGGATCAAGCTGGCTTTTATCTGGACAACTGGATTGAAGTTCTAACTGATGGATTTTATCGGGATATCCTTCTGCAAACGTTGCGTATTGCATTGGTGACAACAATTTGTTGCGCGCTTATGGGATATCCCGCCGCCTACTTCATCGCCCGATCTAACGGAAACAAGGCGATCCTTCTCCTGATGCTGATGCTACCTTTCTGGATCAGCTACATTATTCGAACAATGTCGTGGATCAATATTCTGGGTGTATCAGGTGCGCTAAACACCTTCCTGTTATCCATCGGTGTTATCAATGAACCATTGCAACTTCTCTATAACGAAGTGACCGTGGTTCTGGGCTTAGTGCATTTCTTGTTACCGTTCATGGTCCTCAATATCTATGTAAGTCTCGAGGATATAGATTTGAACCTTGAAGACGCTGCAGTCTCATTAGGGGCATCTCGCTGGCAAACATTCCTGGAAGTAACCTTGCCATTATCCTTACCGGGGCTTGCGGCTGGTGCGCTGCTTTGCTTTGTCTTGGGCGCAGGCACATATATCACTCCGGTTATTTTGGGCGGACCACGTGATGCCATGTTCGCCAACCTCGTGTTCGAAGCCATCATCACCCAACTCGACTGGCCAATGGGATCTGTTCTGTCCCTTGTTCTGATTGCTGTTCTTGGATCCATCGTACTTGTTTACAACCGCTTCCTTGGCATGCGGCAACTGATGAAGGGGCTTGCATAA
- a CDS encoding NAD(P)/FAD-dependent oxidoreductase, whose protein sequence is MSTAADVIVIGGGMAGISAAAEIALDAKVIVLEAEKTIGYHASGRTAAIFIRNYGNDTLRALNAISEDFFLNPEGVAETSLLTPRGQLIFAHESELNALNTYLQGAEGMEVLTSKEAGELVPILKTDLIVKAAYEKTAQDIDVDRMLQGYQRLLKSRQGTVITGAPVTEMKHEAGAWYIEAGGEHYQANVIVNAAGAWVDEIANKANVPPVGANPLRRSAAILPRPEIDGFDKWPLFVSASESFYAKPEAGTLMVSPADEDSVEPHDAWPDDMVLAEGLYRFEEATTMDVTRLEHSWAGLRTFVQDKTPVVGYAPDAEGFFWLAGQGGYGIQTAPALSKLTADLIAGRKPKIEADVLAALAPERLFR, encoded by the coding sequence ATGAGTACAGCTGCGGATGTTATTGTCATCGGCGGCGGAATGGCCGGTATTAGTGCTGCGGCCGAGATCGCGTTGGATGCCAAGGTTATCGTACTTGAGGCCGAAAAAACCATTGGCTATCACGCGTCTGGACGCACTGCCGCCATATTCATCCGCAACTACGGCAATGATACTCTTCGTGCCTTAAACGCTATTTCAGAAGATTTTTTCTTGAACCCTGAAGGGGTCGCTGAAACCTCTCTCCTCACACCGCGCGGGCAGCTTATATTCGCTCATGAAAGTGAACTTAATGCTCTCAATACGTATCTACAAGGGGCGGAAGGAATGGAGGTTCTAACGTCAAAAGAAGCAGGTGAGTTGGTTCCTATCCTCAAAACCGATCTGATTGTCAAAGCTGCCTACGAAAAAACAGCCCAAGACATTGATGTTGATCGCATGTTGCAAGGTTACCAGAGGCTCTTAAAATCAAGACAAGGAACCGTTATTACAGGCGCACCTGTAACAGAGATGAAGCATGAAGCTGGCGCCTGGTACATCGAAGCAGGCGGGGAACATTATCAGGCGAACGTTATCGTAAATGCGGCTGGGGCTTGGGTAGATGAAATCGCCAACAAAGCCAACGTGCCCCCTGTAGGGGCAAATCCCCTACGTCGATCCGCCGCCATCCTGCCACGGCCTGAAATCGATGGCTTCGATAAATGGCCCTTATTTGTAAGCGCATCTGAAAGCTTCTACGCCAAACCGGAGGCGGGGACCTTGATGGTCTCACCTGCGGATGAAGACTCCGTCGAACCCCACGATGCCTGGCCCGATGACATGGTTCTTGCGGAGGGCCTCTACCGCTTCGAAGAGGCCACTACGATGGATGTCACCCGATTGGAACATAGCTGGGCCGGTCTACGTACATTTGTGCAAGACAAGACGCCTGTTGTCGGATATGCCCCTGATGCGGAAGGCTTCTTCTGGCTCGCCGGACAAGGCGGCTACGGCATCCAAACCGCCCCTGCTCTCTCCAAACTGACGGCAGATTTAATTGCTGGTCGGAAACCCAAAATTGAAGCAGATGTACTGGCCGCTTTGGCACCTGAGAGATTATTTAGGTAA
- a CDS encoding LysR family transcriptional regulator: MTPERLARDLDWNLLKTFSVIAKSKSITDAANTLRLRQPSVSASLKRLEDRLGKKLIERSPGTFRLTKAGELLEREIIEIHGTILRFETLLRDAEDEIRGHVRIAMASYVECPLFDKALSLFHQNHPNATLSIEISASRHAIENLMARRASIGVCLVKERSPKLNYKRLFREHFGLFCGPEHSLFGKENLMPQDLAGHSSVSFVTDQMGDALRQVALMRAQANLDDRVVGTSANLEEVRRMIIAGLGIGPLPIHVAQRDADNGVLWRLPPYTSPPAIDVYVVENPKAQLNRAEIAFRDIIHDLIDTTPIEERIYV; this comes from the coding sequence ATGACCCCGGAAAGACTGGCGCGGGATCTGGATTGGAATCTTCTGAAAACATTTTCGGTGATTGCCAAATCCAAAAGTATTACCGATGCTGCAAACACTTTGCGTCTTCGCCAGCCTTCGGTTTCCGCGTCCCTCAAGCGACTGGAGGACAGGTTGGGGAAAAAGCTCATCGAGCGTTCGCCTGGAACATTCCGTCTTACAAAAGCAGGAGAGTTGCTCGAAAGAGAAATTATTGAAATCCATGGCACCATCCTACGTTTTGAAACTCTTTTGCGAGATGCAGAAGATGAAATCCGCGGTCATGTGCGTATCGCAATGGCAAGTTATGTTGAGTGTCCGCTTTTCGATAAAGCTCTCTCACTGTTCCATCAAAATCACCCAAATGCCACGTTATCAATTGAGATTTCCGCAAGTCGACATGCTATTGAAAATCTGATGGCGCGGCGGGCAAGTATTGGTGTTTGTCTAGTGAAAGAACGAAGTCCAAAGTTGAATTATAAGCGACTTTTTCGTGAACATTTTGGCCTGTTTTGTGGTCCTGAACATTCTCTGTTTGGTAAGGAGAATTTGATGCCTCAAGATCTGGCAGGGCATTCAAGTGTGAGCTTTGTAACTGATCAGATGGGGGATGCGCTTCGTCAGGTTGCCTTGATGCGTGCACAGGCAAATCTTGATGATCGCGTGGTTGGAACCTCTGCCAATCTGGAAGAGGTGCGTCGGATGATCATCGCGGGACTCGGAATTGGTCCGCTCCCAATTCACGTGGCGCAGCGAGATGCAGACAATGGCGTTCTTTGGCGCCTGCCGCCCTACACATCTCCACCAGCCATTGATGTCTATGTTGTCGAGAATCCAAAAGCCCAATTGAACCGCGCTGAAATCGCTTTTCGAGACATTATTCATGATCTCATCGATACAACTCCGATCGAAGAACGAATTTATGTGTGA
- a CDS encoding histone deacetylase family protein, which produces MKAVFDERQWKHDPQNFMANGQSLRNPEQPERIRILKEGALRAGAEFLEPEDHGSAPISAVHTPEYLTFLENIYTRWKRIEGSSDEVIPNIHPDNRGANYPKSAVGQAGYHQADTACPIAEGTWEAAYWSAQSALTGADLVMGGESAVYSLSRPPGHHAFADMAGGFCFLNNSAIAAEYFRAKGLKPVVLDVDVHHGNGTQGIFYKRNDVLTISLHADPDRFYPFFWGGAQERGEGLGEGYNLNLPLPRGTGDDEYLVTLQTAFNRIKSFGANVLVVALGLDSHENDPLQGLSITTPGFARLGEAISKLGLPTLLVQEGGYLSEDLGYNIQNFLKGFEGG; this is translated from the coding sequence ATGAAAGCGGTATTTGACGAACGCCAATGGAAACACGACCCGCAGAATTTTATGGCAAACGGCCAGTCACTGCGTAATCCGGAGCAACCAGAGCGTATTCGTATTCTAAAAGAAGGCGCCTTGCGCGCGGGTGCTGAATTTCTGGAACCGGAAGATCATGGAAGCGCTCCCATTTCTGCGGTTCATACACCTGAATATCTGACATTTCTGGAGAATATCTATACTCGGTGGAAGCGGATTGAGGGCTCATCTGACGAAGTTATTCCAAATATTCACCCTGATAACCGAGGGGCTAATTATCCCAAATCTGCTGTTGGCCAAGCTGGATACCATCAGGCTGATACGGCATGTCCTATTGCAGAAGGCACCTGGGAAGCGGCCTATTGGTCTGCGCAGTCCGCTCTTACAGGGGCAGACCTCGTCATGGGTGGTGAGAGCGCAGTCTATTCCCTCTCTCGTCCTCCGGGACATCACGCATTTGCAGATATGGCCGGTGGCTTTTGCTTTCTCAACAACTCTGCCATTGCAGCAGAATACTTTCGGGCCAAAGGTTTAAAGCCCGTCGTGCTTGACGTGGATGTGCATCATGGAAATGGCACTCAGGGTATTTTTTACAAACGCAATGATGTGCTGACGATCTCCCTGCACGCCGATCCGGACCGGTTCTACCCTTTCTTCTGGGGTGGTGCACAGGAACGGGGGGAAGGACTTGGTGAAGGATATAACCTCAACCTGCCATTACCACGTGGAACCGGAGACGATGAGTATCTGGTGACGCTTCAAACCGCTTTTAACCGTATCAAATCCTTTGGGGCAAACGTTCTGGTTGTCGCGCTGGGTCTGGATTCCCACGAAAATGACCCCTTGCAGGGCTTATCCATCACAACCCCCGGATTTGCGCGGCTCGGAGAGGCAATCTCCAAACTTGGGCTACCGACCCTGCTGGTTCAGGAAGGCGGATATCTGTCTGAGGATCTTGGATACAACATCCAAAACTTCCTGAAAGGTTTTGAAGGCGGATGA
- a CDS encoding aspartate aminotransferase family protein, protein MVSHLFYQTGTKRPTLAEARGIYMWDVDGRRYLDGSSGAMVCNIGHSNPNVLDAMRRQMEKSTFGYRLHFETEPSEQLAAKVAGHAPKGLEKVFFVSGGSEAVESAIKIARQYAVVTGQEKRWKVISRLPSYHGCTLGALALTGYAPLTDPFMPMFRNMPKIQAPTAYLDGLDMHDPATGLHYANLLEAKILEEGPESILAFIVEPVGGASTGALVPPKGYMERIREICDQYGILLIYDEVMTGGGRTGKFFAVDHWEARPDIITFSKGFAAGYSPLGAMIVDEPIVDAVIQSGGFLHGFTYAGNPLACSAGVAVLEEIEAQNMVSNAAQMGDVLKSELTRLMDRYPFIGDVRGQGLLLAFEMVSDRGTMAPLPKEHNAYLRLVDIAYANGLIIYSRRTRNGLEGDHFLVCPPMIINREQIGQIIDMLSASLDQFAAEFNLPIEHNK, encoded by the coding sequence ATGGTCAGTCATCTGTTTTACCAGACAGGTACAAAACGCCCCACATTGGCAGAAGCACGAGGTATTTATATGTGGGACGTGGATGGCCGCCGTTATCTGGATGGCTCGTCAGGCGCAATGGTTTGTAATATTGGGCACTCCAACCCCAATGTTCTGGACGCAATGCGGCGTCAAATGGAGAAATCCACATTTGGCTACAGACTTCATTTCGAAACAGAACCCTCTGAGCAACTTGCCGCCAAGGTAGCTGGTCACGCGCCTAAAGGACTTGAAAAGGTGTTTTTTGTCTCAGGTGGCTCCGAAGCTGTTGAAAGTGCGATTAAGATTGCACGGCAATATGCTGTTGTCACCGGGCAAGAGAAACGCTGGAAAGTGATCTCCCGTCTCCCCAGTTATCACGGATGTACACTGGGTGCGTTGGCGCTTACGGGGTATGCGCCATTGACGGATCCTTTTATGCCCATGTTCCGGAATATGCCAAAAATCCAGGCGCCAACGGCCTATCTGGATGGTTTGGATATGCATGATCCAGCCACAGGGCTTCACTATGCAAACCTTCTGGAAGCCAAAATTCTGGAAGAAGGGCCAGAAAGCATTCTTGCCTTCATTGTGGAACCTGTTGGGGGTGCCTCCACTGGCGCGCTCGTCCCACCAAAAGGGTATATGGAGCGTATTCGCGAAATCTGCGATCAGTACGGTATTCTGCTTATCTATGATGAAGTGATGACAGGTGGCGGTCGGACTGGAAAGTTCTTTGCTGTCGATCATTGGGAAGCCCGCCCTGATATCATTACTTTTTCAAAAGGCTTCGCCGCAGGATATTCTCCGCTTGGGGCAATGATTGTGGACGAGCCGATTGTTGATGCCGTCATCCAAAGTGGTGGCTTTCTTCATGGCTTCACCTATGCAGGCAATCCCCTTGCCTGTTCTGCAGGTGTCGCCGTTTTGGAAGAAATCGAAGCTCAGAACATGGTGTCCAATGCTGCCCAGATGGGGGATGTCCTGAAATCGGAACTTACCAGACTGATGGACAGATATCCCTTTATCGGTGATGTCCGCGGCCAGGGGCTGTTACTCGCCTTTGAAATGGTGAGCGACCGAGGCACCATGGCACCTCTCCCCAAAGAGCATAACGCCTATCTCAGGCTGGTGGATATTGCCTATGCGAACGGCTTGATCATCTATTCAAGACGCACACGCAACGGGCTAGAAGGTGATCATTTTCTGGTCTGTCCCCCTATGATCATCAACCGCGAACAAATCGGCCAGATCATAGACATGCTTTCCGCCTCCCTTGATCAGTTTGCAGCCGAGTTCAACCTGCCGATCGAACATAACAAATAA
- a CDS encoding GNAT family N-acetyltransferase: protein MTDIQIRRAEKADIPSVNNALRQLSEHMNDPHPITDQTLFEAVFDGQGAALILIAETDGQLVGLTMFSPYVSTTLGGIGIYISDLWVSPSMRGKGLGPKLMHEAIKQFSVPVRRIKLEVYQDNPDARETYIRLGFKPGERSESLSLAESDFDNIRGKS, encoded by the coding sequence ATGACTGACATACAGATCCGGCGGGCGGAGAAAGCAGATATCCCGTCTGTAAATAACGCCCTTCGTCAACTCTCCGAGCATATGAATGATCCGCACCCGATAACTGATCAAACCTTGTTTGAAGCTGTGTTTGACGGACAAGGGGCGGCACTAATTCTGATTGCAGAGACAGACGGACAATTAGTGGGCCTCACAATGTTCTCTCCATATGTTTCAACAACGTTGGGCGGTATCGGGATCTATATCTCTGACCTCTGGGTTTCCCCCTCAATGAGAGGGAAGGGTCTTGGCCCAAAACTTATGCATGAAGCGATAAAACAATTCTCTGTTCCGGTTAGACGCATCAAACTTGAAGTCTATCAGGACAATCCGGACGCCCGGGAAACCTACATACGCCTCGGCTTCAAACCCGGGGAACGCTCAGAAAGCCTGTCACTTGCAGAAAGTGATTTTGATAACATCCGAGGAAAATCATGA